A window of Castanea sativa cultivar Marrone di Chiusa Pesio chromosome 1, ASM4071231v1 contains these coding sequences:
- the LOC142622282 gene encoding uncharacterized protein LOC142622282 — protein sequence MTLGEDDLFSWLDLWGDWNIEALILVSLALQIFLTLFGSRRKYITGFWIRFTLWSSYLMSNIIAKVVIGKLTGLDTKYLPHRELKGLLAPLLFVQIGNPDSITAYSIEDNRLGLRQLLSLVFQVGVVIWILFRYWNSSSHFSFLFVPMFVAGVVKYGEAVWALRTALTGESGITISEIDQEENVPALFRQLPESVPGVELILKAYYRFSCLKPHLENWLYKPLYESLQWMSIDAYSAEDIFRITDSELGFMYDVLYTKAPIIYTWQGCILRIISFLSLVSALCVFAIFSNTASDKISRKDLVFTYLVLIGAIILELYQIILLPFTEWAILKMTRYHNMPLVMKCLRALGPKSSKWKRWSNSMGQFNLLSFCLHDKQLKYSRIIKFRGIDMELRKTGNRTRVEIPKKLKELIVHEMKEVDSARNSKPITHRGQWALERYGCLNNEFKWSVKRDFDKSIIIWHIATSICYHLDVQFGIAYSQIEMGQLLSNYMMYVLAMRPHMFCTTTANIIFQHTYTKLMILLRTRPSLVKDEGEACRIFRMEELPKESDLDKRKETMVTSDWHVLKDSQRLALSLMSRENKWNIICSVWVEMLCYAASNCPVDYHAEQLRRGGGLITHVWLLLAHKTDKFYTSD from the coding sequence ATGACACTGGGCGAAGATGATCTTTTTAGCTGGTTGGACTTATGGGGTGACTGGAACATCGAAGCGCTAATACTAGTGAGCCTTGCCTTGCAAATCTTCCTCACTCTCTTCGGCAGCCGCAGAAAATACATTACTGGCTTTTGGATAAGATTTACACTATGGTCATCTTACTTGATGTCCAATATTATTGCAAAGGTTGTCATAGGCAAGCTCACTGGCTTAGATACTAAGTACCTTCCTCACCGTGAACTGAAAGGGTTATTGGCACCACTTCTCTTTGTACAAATTGGAAACCCAGATAGCATAACTGCTTACTCAATAGAAGATAATCGTTTGGGATTGAGGCAATTACTTAGCCTAGTCTTCCAAGTTGGTGTGGTAATTTGGATCCTTTTTCGCTACTGGAATAGTTCCTCTCACTTCTCATTTCTTTTCGTGCCAATGTTTGTGGCCGGTGTAGTTAAGTATGGAGAGGCAGTATGGGCTCTGAGGACAGCACTCACTGGTGAATCTGGCATAACCATTTCAGAAATTGATCAAGAAGAAAATGTTCCTGCTTTATTTCGACAATTACCAGAGAGCGTTCCTGGTGTGGAATTGATCTTAAAGGCATATTATCGGTTTAGCTGCTTGAAGCCTCATCTTGAGAATTGGCTCTACAAGCCCTTATATGAGTCTCTTCAATGGATGTCCATTGATGCATATTCAGCTGAGGATATCTTCAGAATTACAGATTCTGAACTTGGCTTCATGTATGATGTGCTCTATACGAAGGCGCCTATTATATACACATGGCAAGGCTGTATTCTTCGTATCATCAGTTTCCTAAGTTTAGTTTCAGCATTATGTGTATTTGCAATATTTTCTAACACAGCCTCAGATAAAATTTCACGTAAAGATCTTGTATTTACCTATCTGGTGCTGATTGGAGCAATTATACTAGAGCTTTATCAGATCATACTGCTACCTTTCACAGAGTGGGCAATTCTCAAAATGACGAGGTACCATAACATGCCTCTGGTGATGAAATGCTTGCGAGCTCTTGGCCCAAAGTCAAGTAAGTGGAAAAGATGGTCCAATTCGATGGGACAATTCAATCTGTTGAGCTTTTGCCTTCACGACAAGCAGTTGAAATATAGTAGGATCATCAAGTTTCGTGGCATCGACATGGAGCTCAGAAAGACCGGGAATAGGACACGCGTGGAAATccctaaaaaattgaaagaactGATTGTGCATGAAATGAAAGAGGTGGACAGTGCAAGAAATTCGAAGCCTATCACACACAGAGGTCAATGGGCTCTTGAAAGGTATGGATGCCTCAACAATGAATTCAAATGGAGTGTCAAGAGAGATTTCGATAAGAGCATTATCATATGGCACATTGCAACAAGCATTTGCTATCATTTAGATGTTCAATTTGGCATTGCATACTCTCAAATTGAAATGGGTCAATTGTTGTCAAACTACATGATGTATGTTCTAGCAATGCGCCCTCATATGTTTTGCACCACCACAGCAAATATCATATTCCAACATACCTACACTAAACTCATGATACTTTTAAGAACTAGACCATCCTTAGTAAAAGATGAAGGAGAAGCTTGTAGGATTTTCAGGATGGAAGAACTTCCCAAAGAATCAGACTTggataaaagaaaggaaaccaTGGTCACATCTGATTGGCATGTACTAAAAGATTCACAAAGACTCGCCTTGAGTTTGATGAGCAGGGAGAACAAATGGAACATCATTTGCAGCGTGTGGGTGGAGATGTTGTGCTATGCGGCAAGTAACTGTCCAGTGGATTACCATGCTGAACAACTAAGGCGAGGTGGAGGTCTGATAACTCATGTTTGGCTTCTCCTAGCTCACAAAACAGATAAGTTTTATACGAGTGATTAA